From one Comamonas piscis genomic stretch:
- a CDS encoding IPTL-CTERM sorting domain-containing protein, which translates to MALAACPANLAASSYTSPIQDGGSTCEYTANPIAVTVDGFSATGLVQVNGNTTVDGVLTITDTNGNNSRGILVSGAGVANFLSDVTVNKTSGRNNAAGIEQASTAVVSFQRNVTVLSNTGAPSSSFGTRDGVRNNAGTANYQQSLSITSQGGTRSGLYVGAGTVTVGSNLLLSFQSTYYAGFSYAPLWSQGGTTTVTGTTTVNAAVASGLTPGVVVTNSQVNLNGATTVTVAGAGAAAVDIRAGGIAQWPLASNTITASGAGGIGLQLRGNGSFSAGSGLSINAQGSSFNYVGATGSTSLEAVTATAAPVVWNANASSVATYTGNGGHYKGASLLAGGGQLTLNLNSAALWEATATSAFTVLNLQSDAVLDASLLPSLAATGDLSNAGGIVSLARSDASPNNTLALTGVYTANGGTLVLNTVLNDASTSVSDVLQVTSTAAGGAPTLLSVLPDAASAPAFTTGKGILVVRVTGGAASSADSVFALPGGFLDAGGVRYELVRDADDGNWYLRSVAAAQLTVNKVVTAPAGAAPFAGEIPFTVTCTGPAASFSGNLVVAANQGSAAPITIQQGSACTVAEGALPAAPTGYRWAEPSYAQPAAIAAGANSATITNTLVANATPTDAGTLKKVPSLGTWAVSALSLGMALMGMRRMRRRTV; encoded by the coding sequence TTGGCTTTGGCTGCATGCCCTGCCAACCTGGCTGCCTCGTCCTATACCTCGCCCATTCAGGACGGAGGCTCCACCTGTGAATACACGGCGAACCCGATCGCCGTGACCGTGGACGGATTTTCTGCAACAGGCTTGGTGCAGGTCAACGGCAACACCACCGTCGATGGCGTGCTGACGATCACGGACACCAACGGCAACAACAGTCGCGGCATTCTGGTATCCGGTGCTGGTGTCGCCAATTTTTTGAGCGATGTCACCGTCAACAAGACCAGCGGCCGTAACAATGCCGCTGGTATTGAACAAGCCAGCACCGCTGTCGTCAGCTTCCAGCGCAATGTCACCGTGCTGTCCAACACCGGCGCACCATCGAGCAGCTTCGGCACCCGCGATGGGGTACGTAACAACGCGGGTACGGCCAACTACCAGCAGAGCCTCAGCATCACCAGCCAGGGCGGCACCCGCTCGGGTCTGTACGTCGGTGCGGGAACGGTCACCGTGGGCAGCAATCTGCTGCTGAGTTTCCAATCCACCTACTACGCCGGCTTCAGCTACGCACCGCTGTGGAGCCAGGGCGGCACCACCACGGTGACGGGTACCACGACGGTCAATGCAGCAGTAGCCTCAGGCCTCACGCCAGGGGTGGTGGTAACGAATTCCCAGGTCAATCTGAATGGTGCCACCACGGTGACGGTAGCGGGTGCAGGTGCAGCAGCGGTGGATATCCGTGCCGGCGGCATTGCCCAGTGGCCATTGGCCAGCAATACCATCACGGCATCGGGGGCGGGAGGCATTGGCCTGCAGCTGCGGGGCAATGGCAGCTTCAGTGCTGGCTCGGGCCTTAGCATCAATGCACAAGGCAGCTCCTTCAACTACGTGGGCGCAACGGGCAGCACCAGCCTGGAGGCAGTGACCGCCACGGCGGCGCCGGTGGTCTGGAACGCCAATGCCAGCAGTGTTGCCACCTATACCGGCAACGGCGGCCACTACAAAGGCGCCAGCCTGCTGGCAGGCGGCGGTCAGCTGACGCTGAACCTGAACAGTGCTGCCTTGTGGGAAGCGACCGCAACGTCGGCCTTCACGGTGCTCAATCTGCAAAGCGATGCGGTGCTGGATGCCTCTTTGCTGCCCAGCTTGGCCGCCACGGGTGACCTAAGCAATGCCGGCGGCATCGTATCGCTGGCACGCAGCGATGCCAGCCCCAACAACACCCTGGCTTTAACAGGGGTCTACACCGCCAATGGTGGCACCCTGGTGCTCAACACCGTGCTCAACGATGCCTCCACCTCCGTCAGCGATGTGCTGCAGGTGACGTCCACAGCCGCTGGCGGTGCACCTACGCTGCTCTCCGTGCTGCCCGATGCCGCCAGCGCGCCGGCCTTCACCACCGGCAAAGGCATTCTGGTAGTGCGTGTGACGGGCGGCGCAGCCAGCTCGGCAGACAGTGTCTTTGCGCTGCCAGGCGGTTTTCTGGATGCCGGTGGCGTCCGCTACGAACTGGTGCGTGACGCAGACGATGGCAACTGGTACCTGCGCTCTGTCGCCGCTGCACAGCTGACCGTGAACAAGGTGGTGACCGCCCCCGCAGGCGCAGCTCCCTTTGCCGGCGAGATTCCTTTCACCGTCACCTGCACCGGCCCGGCTGCCTCCTTCAGCGGCAACCTGGTGGTAGCCGCCAACCAGGGAAGCGCAGCACCCATCACCATCCAGCAAGGCAGCGCCTGCACGGTGGCCGAAGGTGCGCTGCCCGCCGCTCCTACGGGCTACCGCTGGGCTGAGCCAAGCTATGCGCAGCCTGCGGCCATTGCTGCTGGTGCCAACAGCGCGACCATTACCAATACATTGGTCGCTAATGCCACCCCCACCGATGCCGGAACGCTGAAGAAAGTGCCAAGCCTGGGCACCTGGGCCGTCAGCGCGCTGTCGCTGGGCATGGCGCTGATGGGTATGCGCCGCATGCGCCGACGCACAGTCTGA
- a CDS encoding acyl-CoA dehydrogenase family protein, producing the protein MNASVPRLRTSHPSRDDLLARLPQLAADIGQGAAQRELLREPPWAAFDLLRASGLGGLRIGREQGGPGGSVADVVEVVSTLAAADSNVAHALRTHFNTTELLRLDTKPSPLAQRQNAWALQGKLFGGAFTELGTARAGISTSTLLRDGAQHRLNGKKYYATGTAYADYFNVFAVNGEGQGVNAVIPVQREGVRVLDDWDGMGQRLTASGSLELNNVLVYDDEISPGARDNLAGRHASALRQLILVATAAGIVRNILADARHYVLQLGRPAMHSPAERSRDDHFVQAVVGELAAASYAIDALVAANARQLDQGAYAIVHAPQSADDAVLQGALATAQTQLVVSRLALNAGERLFEVGGASATSRQLNLDRHWRNLRTIFSHNPLLHKTRVVGDYVLNGTRTHLEEGRVF; encoded by the coding sequence ATGAATGCCTCTGTTCCCCGCCTGCGCACCAGCCACCCCAGCCGCGATGACCTGCTGGCCCGCCTGCCCCAGCTGGCTGCCGATATCGGCCAAGGCGCTGCACAGCGCGAGCTGCTGCGCGAGCCACCCTGGGCAGCGTTTGACCTGCTGCGCGCATCGGGCCTGGGGGGCCTGCGCATTGGGCGTGAACAGGGCGGGCCGGGCGGATCGGTGGCCGATGTGGTCGAGGTGGTCAGCACCCTGGCCGCGGCTGACTCCAACGTGGCCCATGCGCTGCGCACCCACTTCAACACCACCGAGCTGCTGCGGCTGGATACCAAACCATCGCCCCTGGCCCAGCGCCAGAACGCCTGGGCCTTGCAGGGCAAGCTGTTTGGCGGCGCTTTTACCGAGCTGGGCACCGCGCGCGCCGGTATCAGCACCTCCACCTTGCTGCGCGATGGTGCCCAGCACCGCTTGAATGGCAAGAAGTACTACGCCACCGGCACGGCCTACGCGGACTACTTCAATGTCTTTGCCGTCAATGGCGAGGGCCAGGGCGTCAATGCCGTCATCCCCGTGCAGCGCGAAGGTGTGCGGGTGCTTGACGACTGGGACGGCATGGGCCAGCGGTTGACCGCCAGCGGCAGCCTGGAGCTGAACAACGTGCTGGTCTATGACGACGAAATCAGCCCCGGCGCGCGCGACAACCTGGCCGGCCGCCATGCGTCTGCACTGCGCCAGCTGATCCTCGTGGCCACTGCCGCCGGCATTGTGCGCAATATCCTGGCCGATGCGCGCCACTATGTGCTGCAGCTGGGCAGGCCCGCAATGCACAGCCCGGCCGAGCGCTCACGCGACGACCACTTTGTGCAAGCCGTCGTCGGCGAGCTGGCCGCCGCCAGCTATGCGATCGATGCGCTGGTCGCCGCCAACGCCCGCCAGCTCGACCAGGGCGCCTATGCCATCGTGCATGCGCCGCAAAGTGCGGACGATGCCGTGCTGCAAGGGGCGCTGGCCACCGCCCAGACCCAGCTGGTCGTCAGCCGCCTGGCGCTGAATGCCGGCGAGCGCCTGTTTGAAGTGGGCGGCGCCTCCGCCACCTCACGCCAGCTGAACCTGGACCGCCACTGGCGCAACCTGCGCACCATCTTTAGCCACAACCCTTTGCTGCATAAGACCCGGGTGGTGGGGGACTATGTGCTCAATGGCACGCGGACGCATCTGGAGGAAGGGCGGGTGTTTTGA
- a CDS encoding aldo/keto reductase: MTYRYLGRSGLKVSRLALGTMMFGGPTDEQTAHAIIAKAKSQGINFIDTADVYQKGVTEQVVGRALAKDRHDWVLATKFGNPLGEGPNRRGTSRKWIIESVDNSLRRLGTDYIDLLYFHRADFDAPLGEAVRAIGDLVRAGKLRYFGLSNFRGWRIAEVAHLADAEGIDRPIASQPLYNIVNRTAEAEQLPAAAAYGLGVVSYSPLARGVLTAKYPNVEAAEPGSRAARLDKRMLETEWRPESIDIAAEIKKHTDARGINPVDFALAWVLNNRLVTSAIAGPRTPEQWDGYIRALDYQFTADDEALVNRLVAAGHPSTLGFTDPGHPVEGRVTYVAPTPAAA; encoded by the coding sequence ATGACCTACCGTTATCTCGGCCGCAGCGGCCTCAAAGTCTCCCGCCTCGCCCTGGGCACCATGATGTTTGGCGGCCCCACCGATGAGCAGACCGCGCACGCCATCATCGCCAAGGCCAAGTCCCAGGGCATCAACTTCATCGATACGGCCGACGTCTACCAAAAGGGTGTGACCGAGCAGGTGGTGGGCCGCGCGCTGGCCAAAGACCGCCATGACTGGGTGCTGGCCACCAAGTTTGGCAACCCGCTGGGCGAAGGCCCGAACCGGCGCGGCACCTCGCGCAAATGGATCATCGAGTCGGTCGACAACAGCCTGCGCCGCCTGGGCACGGACTACATCGACCTGCTCTACTTTCACCGCGCCGATTTTGATGCGCCGCTGGGCGAGGCCGTACGCGCCATTGGCGACCTGGTGCGCGCGGGCAAGTTGCGCTATTTCGGGCTGTCCAACTTTCGTGGTTGGCGCATTGCCGAGGTGGCGCACCTGGCTGACGCCGAAGGCATTGACCGCCCCATTGCCAGCCAGCCGCTCTACAACATCGTCAACCGCACGGCCGAGGCCGAGCAACTGCCCGCTGCTGCCGCTTATGGCCTGGGCGTCGTCTCGTACAGCCCGCTGGCCCGGGGCGTGCTGACCGCCAAGTACCCGAATGTGGAAGCGGCCGAGCCCGGCTCGCGCGCCGCGCGGCTGGACAAGCGCATGCTCGAGACCGAGTGGCGCCCCGAGTCCATCGACATCGCTGCCGAGATCAAGAAGCACACCGACGCGCGCGGTATCAACCCGGTGGACTTTGCGCTGGCCTGGGTGCTGAACAACCGCCTGGTGACCTCCGCCATCGCCGGTCCGCGCACGCCCGAGCAGTGGGATGGCTATATCCGCGCGCTGGATTACCAGTTCACCGCCGATGACGAGGCCCTGGTCAACCGCCTGGTGGCCGCCGGCCACCCCTCCACCTTGGGCTTTACCGACCCCGGCCACCCGGTCGAAGGCCGGGTCACCTATGTAGCCCCCACACCAGCGGCCGCTTAA
- a CDS encoding ABC transporter ATP-binding protein, with product MSLLTVSDLQTHFKLPKGVLRAVDGVSFSIAKGETVGLVGESGCGKSTLGRSLLRLEAPTAGQVALDGEDILPLQGARLRSLRKRMQMIFQDPFASLNPRHSIGSILETPLQVHGLGDRAQRRRQVERLLDRVGLPRSALGRYPHEFSGGQRQRLGIARALMLQPDLVVCDEPVSALDLSIQAQILNLLVEMKREFGLSYLFISHDLSVVQYFADRVLVMYLGRIVESADRRSLWSSPRHPYTQALLDAVPDPTRHRQVTPLLGDLPSPQNLPSGCRFHPRCPSATALCTEREPLLSDSGNGHLVACHHPQLPQTAGTQTSVISFVH from the coding sequence ATGAGCCTGCTGACTGTCAGCGATCTTCAGACCCATTTCAAACTGCCCAAGGGCGTGCTGCGCGCCGTCGATGGCGTGTCGTTCAGCATTGCCAAGGGCGAGACCGTCGGCCTGGTCGGCGAATCGGGCTGCGGCAAATCCACCCTGGGCCGCAGCCTGCTGCGGCTGGAGGCGCCCACGGCCGGCCAGGTGGCACTGGACGGCGAAGACATTCTGCCCCTGCAAGGCGCGCGGCTGCGCAGCCTGCGCAAGCGCATGCAGATGATCTTCCAGGACCCGTTTGCCTCGCTCAACCCGCGCCACAGCATTGGCAGCATTCTGGAGACGCCCTTGCAGGTGCATGGCCTGGGGGACCGCGCCCAGCGCCGCCGCCAGGTGGAGCGCCTGCTCGACCGCGTGGGCCTGCCGCGCAGTGCGCTGGGCCGCTACCCGCATGAGTTCTCCGGCGGCCAGCGCCAGCGCCTGGGCATTGCCCGCGCGCTGATGCTGCAGCCAGATCTGGTGGTCTGCGACGAGCCGGTCTCGGCGCTGGATCTGTCGATCCAGGCGCAGATCCTGAACCTGCTGGTCGAGATGAAGCGCGAGTTCGGCCTGTCCTATTTGTTCATCTCGCATGACCTGTCGGTCGTGCAGTACTTTGCCGACCGGGTGCTGGTGATGTACCTGGGCCGCATCGTGGAGAGCGCCGACCGCCGCAGCTTGTGGAGCAGCCCGCGCCACCCCTACACCCAGGCGCTGCTCGATGCCGTGCCCGACCCCACCCGCCACCGCCAGGTCACCCCCTTGCTGGGCGATCTGCCCAGCCCGCAGAACCTGCCCAGCGGCTGCCGCTTTCATCCGCGCTGCCCGAGTGCGACGGCGCTGTGTACCGAGCGGGAACCGCTGCTCAGCGACAGCGGCAACGGCCACCTGGTGGCCTGCCACCATCCGCAGCTGCCACAGACCGCTGGTACGCAGACCTCCGTCATTTCCTTTGTCCACTAA
- a CDS encoding ABC transporter ATP-binding protein translates to MSETSLLDVRGLSIRFPQLDPVRGLSFSVQAGETLAIVGESGSGKSLTALALMRLLPRAARIAQGEVWFNGQNLLDLSERAMRQLRGREIGMVFQEPMTSLNPVYSIGWQIAEVLRQHEGLSAKAARLRAIELLDTVRIPDPQRRVDDFPHQLSGGMRQRVMIAMAIACRPRLLIADEPTTALDVTIQAQVLDLLDRLRKELSMGLILITHDLGVVSQWADRVVVMYAGREVEQARPGPLFDEPLHPYTQGLLAASPRLQPGAHYLDGPLTEIRGSITSAIGQAGCAFAPRCPRAQAYCHSVVPPLQVAGPQRLSACPITLPASARSAQLA, encoded by the coding sequence ATGTCCGAAACCTCTTTGTTGGATGTGCGCGGGCTGAGCATCCGTTTTCCGCAACTCGATCCGGTGCGTGGGCTGAGCTTCAGCGTGCAGGCGGGCGAGACCTTGGCCATCGTCGGCGAATCGGGCTCGGGAAAATCGCTCACCGCGCTCGCGCTGATGCGCCTGCTGCCCCGCGCGGCCCGCATTGCGCAGGGCGAGGTCTGGTTCAACGGCCAGAACCTGCTGGATCTGAGTGAGCGCGCCATGCGCCAGCTGCGCGGGCGCGAGATCGGCATGGTCTTCCAGGAGCCGATGACCTCGCTGAACCCGGTCTACAGCATTGGCTGGCAAATTGCCGAGGTGCTGCGCCAGCACGAGGGTCTGAGCGCCAAGGCCGCGCGGCTGCGCGCCATCGAGCTGCTCGATACCGTGCGCATCCCCGATCCGCAGCGCCGGGTCGATGACTTTCCGCACCAGCTCTCGGGCGGCATGCGCCAGCGCGTGATGATTGCGATGGCCATTGCCTGCCGCCCGCGCCTGCTGATCGCCGACGAGCCCACCACGGCGCTGGATGTGACCATCCAGGCCCAGGTGCTGGACCTGCTTGACCGGCTGCGCAAGGAGCTGTCGATGGGCCTGATCCTCATCACCCATGACCTGGGCGTGGTGTCGCAATGGGCCGATCGCGTGGTGGTGATGTATGCCGGCCGCGAGGTGGAGCAGGCCCGCCCCGGCCCGCTGTTTGATGAGCCTCTGCACCCCTACACCCAGGGCCTGCTGGCGGCCTCCCCCCGGCTGCAGCCCGGCGCGCACTACCTCGATGGCCCGCTGACCGAGATTCGCGGCAGCATCACCTCGGCCATCGGCCAGGCCGGCTGCGCCTTTGCGCCGCGCTGCCCGCGCGCCCAGGCCTATTGCCACAGCGTTGTGCCGCCCTTGCAAGTAGCTGGCCCGCAACGCCTCAGCGCCTGCCCCATCACCCTGCCTGCGTCTGCACGCAGCGCCCAACTTGCCTAG
- a CDS encoding ABC transporter permease: MSLSSSSQVLPIPPAAAHPLAAAKAAHSSTSSVEPDAAPWPNLHAPDAVRTSTSAANAGSGSQGYRALRVFLRNPTAMLGCGFLLAVLLLAVTAPWLFPGDPLDMVAQPFLWPGQDAAYLLGTDSMGRDVAAGIAHGARVSLLVGVSATLIGLSLGIGIGAVSGYFGGWVDDLLQRVVVLFQTIPSFILLVVLVAIAQPAISTIVVAIGLVTWPTVARLVRAEFRALRHKEFVLAARALGYSHSRIILREMLPNALPPIIVTSSVMVASAILLESALSFMGMGDPNVVSWGSMIGMGRDLLRTAWFLTAAPGLAIVFAVLAFNLIGDGLNDALNPRLSQER; the protein is encoded by the coding sequence ATGTCTTTGTCTTCCTCTTCCCAAGTGCTGCCGATCCCCCCGGCAGCCGCCCACCCGCTGGCTGCCGCAAAAGCGGCGCACAGCAGCACCAGCAGCGTCGAGCCCGATGCCGCCCCCTGGCCCAATCTGCATGCGCCCGATGCCGTGCGCACCAGCACCAGTGCCGCCAACGCAGGCAGTGGCAGCCAGGGCTACCGCGCGCTGCGTGTCTTCCTGCGCAACCCCACGGCCATGCTGGGCTGCGGCTTTTTGCTGGCGGTGCTGCTGCTGGCGGTGACGGCGCCCTGGCTCTTTCCCGGTGACCCGCTGGACATGGTGGCCCAGCCCTTTCTCTGGCCCGGCCAGGATGCCGCCTACCTGCTAGGCACCGATTCGATGGGCCGCGATGTAGCCGCCGGCATTGCCCACGGCGCGCGTGTGTCGCTGCTGGTGGGTGTGTCCGCTACTTTGATCGGGCTGAGCCTGGGCATTGGCATTGGCGCCGTCAGCGGCTACTTTGGTGGCTGGGTCGATGACCTGCTGCAGCGCGTGGTGGTGCTGTTCCAGACGATTCCCAGCTTTATCTTGCTGGTGGTGCTGGTGGCGATTGCACAGCCTGCGATCAGCACCATCGTGGTGGCGATTGGCCTGGTGACCTGGCCCACGGTGGCGCGCCTGGTGCGGGCCGAGTTCCGCGCGCTGCGCCACAAGGAGTTTGTGCTGGCCGCCCGCGCGCTGGGCTACTCGCACAGCCGCATCATCCTGCGCGAGATGCTGCCCAATGCGCTGCCGCCCATCATCGTCACCTCGTCGGTGATGGTGGCCTCGGCCATCTTGCTGGAATCGGCGCTGTCCTTCATGGGCATGGGCGACCCGAATGTGGTCAGCTGGGGCAGCATGATCGGCATGGGCCGTGACCTGCTGCGCACCGCCTGGTTCCTGACCGCCGCACCAGGCCTGGCCATCGTGTTTGCCGTGCTGGCCTTCAACCTGATTGGCGATGGCTTGAACGATGCCCTCAACCCCCGTCTGTCGCAGGAGCGCTGA
- a CDS encoding ABC transporter permease, with product MNTTPRLLRSLWFNAKYAVPTVLGVAILNFLLLQLTPGDAADVMAGESGAATAETLAALRSRFGLDLSVLEQLQAYLGNLAHFSLGFSPRYNMPVMELIGQRLPSTLLLMGLALAMALTLGIALGTAMAYFAGRLPDRLLSVLSLLFYSVPGFWTGLMLIVLFSVKLGWLPSGGSASIGSELTGLAAVLDQLRYMVLPATSLALFYVAIYARLTRAAMLEVQSQDFVRTAAAKGLSPWRITLRHVLRNALLPVTTMAGMHLGGMLGGAVVVETVYSWPGLGRLAFEAVLSRDFSVLMGVLFLSSLLVIAANVLVDLLHAWLDPRIEVR from the coding sequence ATGAATACCACCCCACGTTTATTACGCTCGCTCTGGTTCAATGCCAAATACGCCGTGCCCACAGTGCTGGGCGTTGCAATCCTGAACTTTCTGCTGCTGCAGCTCACGCCCGGTGATGCGGCCGATGTGATGGCGGGCGAATCCGGCGCGGCCACGGCCGAAACCCTGGCGGCATTGCGCTCGCGCTTTGGGCTGGATTTGAGCGTGCTGGAGCAGCTGCAGGCCTACCTGGGCAACCTGGCGCATTTCAGCCTGGGCTTCTCGCCGCGCTACAACATGCCGGTGATGGAGCTGATCGGCCAGCGCCTGCCCAGCACCTTGCTGCTGATGGGCCTGGCACTGGCGATGGCGCTGACCTTGGGCATTGCGCTGGGCACGGCGATGGCCTACTTTGCCGGCCGCCTGCCGGACCGCCTGCTGTCCGTGCTGTCGCTGCTGTTTTATTCGGTGCCGGGCTTCTGGACCGGGCTGATGCTGATCGTGCTGTTCTCGGTCAAGCTTGGCTGGCTGCCCAGCGGCGGCTCGGCCAGCATTGGCTCCGAGCTGACCGGCCTGGCCGCCGTGCTGGACCAGCTGCGCTACATGGTGCTGCCTGCCACCTCGCTCGCGCTCTTCTATGTGGCGATCTATGCCCGCCTCACCCGCGCGGCCATGCTGGAGGTGCAGTCGCAGGACTTTGTGCGCACCGCAGCCGCCAAAGGCCTCTCGCCCTGGCGCATCACCCTGCGCCATGTGCTGCGCAATGCGCTGCTGCCAGTCACGACGATGGCCGGCATGCACCTGGGCGGCATGCTCGGCGGCGCAGTCGTGGTCGAGACCGTTTACAGCTGGCCCGGCCTGGGGCGCCTGGCCTTTGAGGCCGTACTGAGCCGCGATTTCAGCGTGCTGATGGGTGTGCTATTTCTCTCTTCGCTGCTGGTGATCGCCGCCAATGTGCTGGTCGATCTGCTGCATGCCTGGCTGGATCCCCGAATCGAGGTGCGCTGA
- a CDS encoding LLM class flavin-dependent oxidoreductase: MNSAIPQATLADRETFASPLAFPDSPLSQAFAQPILLGLFLPIQAGGWSASTLPRSTDWRFDYNKDLVLKAESLGFDLVFALSQWLPKGGYGGVFNGDALDSFATTAALTSVTQRIMLISTIHVLYGPLHPLHLAKWGATLDHISGGRWGINIVTGHREVEHQMFGWDQIEHDRRYDLASEFIEVVQRLWSYDENYSFEGISPWKLGGGFVSPKPRFGRPALVNATGSDAGIAFAARHSDLVFITSPGASDFARAIEVLPAHAARVKQEARNAGRTVRTLLNPMVISRDTEAETWAYHDAIVAHQDQRTPEGFSSLKSDAHAWRGRTALDAPKRRAIGGNIEVIGTPEQVVEQFVQLKRAGIDGLQLSFFDFKPDLEFFGDRILPLMKQAGLRF; encoded by the coding sequence ATGAACTCTGCAATACCCCAGGCTACGCTCGCTGATCGAGAGACATTCGCCTCGCCGCTGGCATTTCCGGACAGCCCCCTGTCGCAAGCTTTTGCGCAGCCGATTCTGCTGGGCCTGTTTCTGCCGATCCAGGCGGGAGGGTGGAGTGCCTCGACCCTGCCGCGCAGCACCGACTGGCGCTTTGACTACAACAAGGACCTGGTGCTGAAGGCCGAGAGCCTCGGCTTCGATCTGGTGTTTGCGCTGTCGCAGTGGCTGCCCAAGGGCGGCTATGGTGGGGTGTTCAATGGCGATGCGCTGGACTCGTTTGCCACCACGGCGGCGCTGACCTCGGTCACCCAGCGCATCATGCTGATCTCGACCATCCATGTGCTCTACGGCCCGTTGCACCCGCTGCACCTGGCCAAGTGGGGTGCCACCTTGGACCATATCTCGGGCGGGCGCTGGGGCATCAATATCGTCACCGGCCACCGCGAGGTGGAGCACCAAATGTTTGGCTGGGACCAGATCGAGCATGACCGGCGCTATGACCTGGCCTCGGAATTCATCGAGGTGGTGCAGCGCCTGTGGTCTTACGACGAGAACTACTCGTTTGAAGGCATCTCGCCCTGGAAGCTGGGCGGCGGCTTTGTCAGCCCCAAGCCGCGCTTTGGCCGGCCCGCGCTGGTCAATGCCACCGGCTCGGATGCCGGCATTGCCTTTGCAGCCCGGCATTCGGACCTGGTCTTTATCACCAGCCCCGGCGCATCGGACTTTGCCCGTGCCATCGAGGTGCTGCCCGCCCATGCGGCCCGCGTCAAGCAAGAGGCGCGCAATGCCGGCCGCACGGTGCGCACCTTGCTCAACCCGATGGTCATCAGCCGCGATACCGAGGCCGAGACCTGGGCCTACCACGACGCCATCGTCGCCCACCAGGACCAGCGCACGCCCGAAGGCTTCAGCAGCTTGAAGAGCGATGCCCATGCCTGGCGCGGCCGCACCGCCCTTGATGCCCCCAAGCGCCGCGCCATCGGCGGCAATATCGAAGTGATCGGTACGCCCGAGCAGGTGGTGGAGCAGTTTGTGCAGCTCAAGCGCGCCGGCATCGATGGGCTGCAGCTGAGCTTCTTCGACTTCAAGCCAGACCTGGAATTTTTTGGCGACCGCATTCTGCCGCTGATGAAGCAGGCGGGGCTGCGTTTTTAG